A window of the Gossypium hirsutum isolate 1008001.06 chromosome A05, Gossypium_hirsutum_v2.1, whole genome shotgun sequence genome harbors these coding sequences:
- the LOC107937925 gene encoding endonuclease V isoform X1: MEGINEKEEAQKGSSPAELGKWAEIQDTLKKRVITVDDFPWRLASQSESEPQQQQLKYVGGVDVSFSKEEPSMACGSLVVLDLLHDLRLVYQEYTCLSLDIPYIPGFLAFREAPILLHLLAKMKKDASPFYPQVLMVDGNGLLHPRGFGLASHLGVIANIPTIGVGKNLHHVDGLTQSGVRKLLEAEENKAKGIITLRGNSGFIWGAAMRSEQGSLKPVFVSVGHRVSLETAVEIVNMTCKFRVPEPIRQADIRSREHLRNLKMK; encoded by the exons ATGGAAGGGATAAATGAGAAAGAGGAAGCACAAAAAGGTTCATCTCCGGCTGAATTGGGCAAATGGGCGGA GATTCAAGATACGCTCAAGAAAAGAGTGATTACGGTGGATGATTTCCCGTGGAGATTAGCCTCACAGTCGGAGTCGGAGCCACAGCAGCAACAGCTCAAGTATGTGGGAGGCGTAGACGTCAGCTTCTCCAAGGAAGAGCCATCTATGGCATGTGGGAGCTTGGTGGTGTTGGACCTACTTCATGATCTACGTCTCGTCTATCAAGAGTACACTTGCCTCAGCCTTGACATTCCTTATATCCCGGGCTTCCTTGCCTTCCGTGAG GCTCCCATTCTTTTACATCTCTTGGCGAAGATGAAAAAAGATGCTAGTCCTTTCTACCCACAG GTACTTATGGTGGATGGTAATGGATTACTTCACCCTCGAG GTTTTGGTTTGGCCTCTCATCTAGGTGTTATTGCTAATATTCCAACCATTGGTGTTGGAAAGAAC CTGCATCATGTTGATGGTCTTACTCAATCTGGGGTAAGAAAACTTCTCGAAGCTGAAGAAAACAAAGCCAAGGGCATTATTACTTTAAGAGGCAACTCAGGATTCATCTGGGGTGCG GCAATGAGATCAGAGCAAGGTTCACTGAAGCCTGTATTTGTTTCAGTTGGTCATAGAGTATCACTTGAAACTGCCGTTGAGATTGTAAACATGACTTGCAAATTTCGTGTGCCAGAACCTATCAGGCAG GCTGATATAAGATCCAGAGAGCATCTTCGAAACCTCAAAATGAAATGA
- the LOC107937925 gene encoding endonuclease V isoform X2 produces MEGINEKEEAQKGSSPAELGKWAEIQDTLKKRVITVDDFPWRLASQSESEPQQQQLKYVGGVDVSFSKEEPSMACGSLVVLDLLHDLRLVYQEYTCLSLDIPYIPGFLAFREAPILLHLLAKMKKDASPFYPQVLMVDGNGLLHPRGFGLASHLGVIANIPTIGVGKNLHHVDGLTQSGVRKLLEAEENKAKGIITLRGNSGFIWGAAMRSEQGSLKPVFVSVGHRVSLETAVEIVNMTCKFRVPEPIRLI; encoded by the exons ATGGAAGGGATAAATGAGAAAGAGGAAGCACAAAAAGGTTCATCTCCGGCTGAATTGGGCAAATGGGCGGA GATTCAAGATACGCTCAAGAAAAGAGTGATTACGGTGGATGATTTCCCGTGGAGATTAGCCTCACAGTCGGAGTCGGAGCCACAGCAGCAACAGCTCAAGTATGTGGGAGGCGTAGACGTCAGCTTCTCCAAGGAAGAGCCATCTATGGCATGTGGGAGCTTGGTGGTGTTGGACCTACTTCATGATCTACGTCTCGTCTATCAAGAGTACACTTGCCTCAGCCTTGACATTCCTTATATCCCGGGCTTCCTTGCCTTCCGTGAG GCTCCCATTCTTTTACATCTCTTGGCGAAGATGAAAAAAGATGCTAGTCCTTTCTACCCACAG GTACTTATGGTGGATGGTAATGGATTACTTCACCCTCGAG GTTTTGGTTTGGCCTCTCATCTAGGTGTTATTGCTAATATTCCAACCATTGGTGTTGGAAAGAAC CTGCATCATGTTGATGGTCTTACTCAATCTGGGGTAAGAAAACTTCTCGAAGCTGAAGAAAACAAAGCCAAGGGCATTATTACTTTAAGAGGCAACTCAGGATTCATCTGGGGTGCG GCAATGAGATCAGAGCAAGGTTCACTGAAGCCTGTATTTGTTTCAGTTGGTCATAGAGTATCACTTGAAACTGCCGTTGAGATTGTAAACATGACTTGCAAATTTCGTGTGCCAGAACCTATCAG GCTGATATAA
- the LOC107937926 gene encoding uncharacterized protein isoform X2, whose translation MKTVATASNNGWRWSFLFPHLSSSSSLGKATLPLPIKLRLHPFKANNNIVASSNAKQADLFASRTQRVKLPVYDDTFKDKGDGGQPYHISQFLSHPSGIQAILNTRALENFELLDTNAYRCTLPKLALFNFEASPVLDLRVIPTKEDCIVELFSCKFKGSKVVERQNDHFSATMINHITWDTNMSEPFLEVDVKLNLCLEIYTRPFILLPTSAVEGPGNIMIQALLDRLVPLLLQQLVQDYSNWVQLQKQLIN comes from the exons ATGAAGACAGTAGCAACTGCGAGCAACAATGGATGGAGATGGAGCTTTCTATTTCCACACTTGAGTAGCAGCAGCAG TCTCGGGAAAGCCACTCTTCCACTCCCCATCAAACTCAGACTACACCCTTTTAAAGCCAACAATAATATCGTGGCTTCCTCTAATGCAAAGCAAGCAGATTTGTTTGCTTCAAGGACCCAAAGGGTTAAGCTTCCGGTTTATGATGACACTTTCAAAGACAAGGGCGATGGCGGCCAACCTTATCATATCAGTCAATTTTTAAGCCACCCATCTGGGATCCAAGCTATACTAAACACTAGAGCCTTAGAAAATTTTGAGCTTCTTGACACCAATGCGTACAG GTGCACACTTCCAAAACTTGCGCTCTTCAACTTTGAAGCAAGTCCTGTACTTGACTTACGAGTGATCCCCACGAAAGAAGACTGCATTGTTGAGTTATTTTCTTGCAAG TTCAAGGGTTCAAAAGTTGTGGAAcgccaaaatgaccatttttcag CTACTATGATAAATCATATTACTTGGGACACAAATATGTCTGAACCATTTTTAGAGGTTGATGTGAAGTTGAATCTATGTCTTGAG ATTTACACGCGACCTTTTATTTTACTGCCAACTTCAGCCGTGGAGGGTCCGGGAAATAT AATGATACAAGCTCTACTGGATAGACTTGTTCCTTTGCTTCTTCAGCAACTAGTGCAAGATTACAGCAACTGGGTTCAACTCCAAAAGCAGCTGATAAATTAG
- the LOC107937926 gene encoding uncharacterized protein isoform X1, whose translation MKTVATASNNGWRWSFLFPHLSSSSRFILGKATLPLPIKLRLHPFKANNNIVASSNAKQADLFASRTQRVKLPVYDDTFKDKGDGGQPYHISQFLSHPSGIQAILNTRALENFELLDTNAYRCTLPKLALFNFEASPVLDLRVIPTKEDCIVELFSCKFKGSKVVERQNDHFSATMINHITWDTNMSEPFLEVDVKLNLCLEIYTRPFILLPTSAVEGPGNIMIQALLDRLVPLLLQQLVQDYSNWVQLQKQLIN comes from the exons ATGAAGACAGTAGCAACTGCGAGCAACAATGGATGGAGATGGAGCTTTCTATTTCCACACTTGAGTAGCAGCAGCAGGTTCAT TCTCGGGAAAGCCACTCTTCCACTCCCCATCAAACTCAGACTACACCCTTTTAAAGCCAACAATAATATCGTGGCTTCCTCTAATGCAAAGCAAGCAGATTTGTTTGCTTCAAGGACCCAAAGGGTTAAGCTTCCGGTTTATGATGACACTTTCAAAGACAAGGGCGATGGCGGCCAACCTTATCATATCAGTCAATTTTTAAGCCACCCATCTGGGATCCAAGCTATACTAAACACTAGAGCCTTAGAAAATTTTGAGCTTCTTGACACCAATGCGTACAG GTGCACACTTCCAAAACTTGCGCTCTTCAACTTTGAAGCAAGTCCTGTACTTGACTTACGAGTGATCCCCACGAAAGAAGACTGCATTGTTGAGTTATTTTCTTGCAAG TTCAAGGGTTCAAAAGTTGTGGAAcgccaaaatgaccatttttcag CTACTATGATAAATCATATTACTTGGGACACAAATATGTCTGAACCATTTTTAGAGGTTGATGTGAAGTTGAATCTATGTCTTGAG ATTTACACGCGACCTTTTATTTTACTGCCAACTTCAGCCGTGGAGGGTCCGGGAAATAT AATGATACAAGCTCTACTGGATAGACTTGTTCCTTTGCTTCTTCAGCAACTAGTGCAAGATTACAGCAACTGGGTTCAACTCCAAAAGCAGCTGATAAATTAG